In bacterium BMS3Abin14, a single window of DNA contains:
- a CDS encoding putative trifunctional 2-polyprenylphenol hydroxylase/glutamate synthase subunit beta/ferritin domain-containing protein, whose product MDQKKAYGPHEAVTLGLELEIAGYNFYTRVAQAATDYRIRDLFQHLANSEKEHRRVIKEEIEPIFAPEWYREEDQEMMAQYLRKIEKQPVFPNPEKAEAIVRGADSAIKAIDIGILAEKQAVEYFLFLRDATRDGTGKQAFDRLRLEEVKHLKLLNDLKKDLLA is encoded by the coding sequence ATGGATCAGAAAAAAGCATACGGCCCGCATGAGGCCGTAACTTTGGGTCTCGAGCTTGAAATTGCAGGGTATAACTTCTACACAAGGGTGGCCCAGGCGGCTACGGACTACCGGATCAGGGACCTTTTTCAGCATCTGGCAAATTCTGAAAAGGAACATCGCAGGGTAATCAAGGAGGAGATCGAACCGATCTTCGCCCCTGAGTGGTATCGTGAGGAAGACCAGGAGATGATGGCCCAATACCTCCGAAAGATTGAGAAACAGCCCGTGTTTCCAAACCCAGAAAAGGCGGAGGCCATCGTTCGTGGCGCGGACAGCGCCATCAAGGCTATCGACATCGGCATCCTTGCCGAGAAACAGGCTGTTGAATATTTTTTATTCCTTCGGGACGCCACCCGGGACGGGACGGGGAAGCAGGCGTTTGATCGTTTGCGGCTGGAGGAAGTAAAACATCTGAAGCTTCTTAACGACCTGAAGAAGGATCTCCTGGCATAA
- the uacT gene encoding uric acid transporter UacT — MADLLYTLDQKPPFARNILYGVQWLLIVLPLVTVTSNLMAGFLHMDPIQSTALFQRFLLVVGVVTAGQCLFGHRYPLVDGPSAALLLSVAVISDQGLAVISGGMIAGGAALLLLGGLGLVSRLERLFTDRVVGVVLILISTTLLPVLYPMLIGTSETAPHGDPFILMISTLIMLAIIVLSHWTKGFTRNLSIFIGIALGFAAMFALGRVDLSGVYRVHWIAVPHPLLGPAPRFTFSGTISFLLAYVAVLINGLGSYMSVAEVVGKEGLGARVERGISYTGAGGLLAAAFGVVGTVSYSLSPGVILVTRVGSRFPVFLCGLMLIAMAFFQKVGAVFSAIPGAVIAAALFVTLAAQMGIGISIVAGRNGLMNVRDYTVVGLPLLLGTVASMLPKSFMALFPPTARALLGNGLIVGIVLVLLLEHVVLRKVPPE; from the coding sequence ATGGCAGACCTTCTTTACACCCTCGACCAGAAACCCCCCTTCGCCAGAAATATTCTTTACGGGGTCCAGTGGCTCCTGATCGTCCTGCCCCTTGTCACCGTGACTTCCAACCTCATGGCGGGTTTTCTTCACATGGACCCCATTCAATCCACAGCGCTCTTTCAGCGTTTTCTCCTGGTTGTTGGGGTGGTCACGGCGGGTCAGTGCCTGTTTGGCCACCGCTATCCTCTGGTAGACGGACCGTCGGCCGCGCTGCTTCTGTCGGTGGCTGTCATTTCGGACCAGGGCCTGGCTGTAATATCCGGCGGGATGATCGCTGGAGGTGCAGCGCTTCTCCTCCTCGGCGGACTGGGCCTGGTGAGCAGGCTTGAGCGGCTTTTTACCGACAGGGTGGTGGGAGTGGTCCTGATACTTATTTCCACGACACTGCTGCCGGTCCTGTATCCCATGCTTATCGGGACGAGCGAAACTGCTCCACACGGCGACCCCTTCATACTGATGATATCAACCTTGATAATGTTGGCTATCATTGTGCTGTCACACTGGACAAAAGGTTTTACACGGAACCTTTCCATATTCATCGGAATTGCCCTGGGATTTGCGGCCATGTTCGCCCTGGGGCGCGTGGATCTTTCAGGGGTGTACAGGGTGCACTGGATCGCTGTTCCACACCCCCTTCTGGGACCTGCCCCCAGATTCACCTTCTCAGGGACCATATCTTTCCTGTTGGCCTACGTTGCCGTCCTTATCAACGGGCTTGGAAGCTACATGTCGGTGGCCGAGGTCGTGGGGAAGGAAGGCCTTGGAGCCAGGGTGGAACGGGGCATCAGCTATACGGGCGCCGGGGGGTTACTGGCGGCGGCCTTCGGCGTTGTCGGAACGGTTAGCTATTCCCTGAGCCCCGGTGTGATCCTTGTAACCAGGGTCGGATCCAGGTTCCCGGTTTTCCTGTGCGGGCTTATGCTTATCGCCATGGCTTTTTTTCAGAAGGTGGGAGCGGTATTTTCTGCCATTCCGGGCGCGGTCATCGCGGCGGCGCTTTTTGTGACCCTCGCGGCGCAGATGGGCATCGGAATCTCGATTGTTGCCGGTAGAAATGGGCTTATGAATGTCAGGGATTACACGGTAGTTGGCCTTCCACTCCTTCTGGGGACGGTCGCTTCGATGCTGCCTAAATCCTTCATGGCCCTGTTTCCGCCGACTGCCAGGGCGCTGCTTGGGAACGGGCTCATCGTGGGGATAGTGCTGGTGCTTTTGCTGGAGCATGTCGTTCTCAGGAAGGTACCTCCCGAGTAA
- the dfx gene encoding desulfoferrodoxin, whose protein sequence is MADRLQIYKCDLCGNIVEVLDGGMGELVCCGKPMILMEENTVDAAKEKHVPVIQQTDHGIKVSVGSVPHPMQDEHFIEWIEVVADGKAYREFLKPGDAPEATFCIDSKTLTAREYCNVHGHWKS, encoded by the coding sequence ATGGCTGACAGGCTACAGATCTACAAATGTGATCTTTGCGGCAATATCGTTGAGGTGCTCGACGGAGGTATGGGCGAGCTCGTCTGCTGCGGCAAGCCAATGATTCTCATGGAGGAGAACACCGTGGATGCCGCCAAAGAGAAGCACGTTCCGGTTATCCAGCAGACCGATCACGGGATCAAGGTTTCCGTTGGAAGTGTGCCTCATCCCATGCAGGATGAGCACTTCATCGAGTGGATCGAGGTCGTCGCCGACGGGAAAGCGTACCGGGAGTTCCTGAAGCCCGGCGACGCACCGGAGGCTACCTTCTGCATCGACTCAAAGACCCTCACCGCTCGGGAGTACTGCAACGTTCACGGGCACTGGAAGTCCTGA
- the rbr gene encoding rubrerythrin encodes MKIKGTRTEKNILTAFAGESQARNRYTYFAAKAKKEGFVQISTIFEETADQEKEHAKRLFKLLEGGEVEVQASFPAGVVGSTAENLGASAGGENHEWTEMYPGFAVVAREEGFNDIAAIFEAIAVAEKQHEKRYLGLKANIEAGKVFKKDEEVVWRCRNCGYLHTGKEAPSECPACAHSRAHFELLAENW; translated from the coding sequence ATGAAAATCAAGGGGACACGTACAGAGAAGAATATACTGACCGCCTTCGCGGGCGAATCTCAGGCAAGAAACCGCTACACTTACTTTGCGGCCAAGGCAAAGAAAGAAGGGTTCGTGCAGATTTCAACGATTTTCGAGGAAACGGCAGACCAGGAAAAGGAACATGCCAAAAGGTTGTTTAAGCTCCTCGAGGGTGGTGAGGTCGAGGTTCAGGCTTCCTTCCCTGCGGGGGTAGTCGGATCCACCGCGGAGAATCTTGGGGCATCAGCGGGGGGAGAGAATCACGAGTGGACGGAAATGTACCCCGGTTTCGCAGTGGTGGCCAGGGAAGAGGGTTTTAATGACATCGCGGCCATTTTCGAGGCAATTGCCGTGGCCGAGAAACAACATGAAAAGCGGTACCTGGGCCTTAAGGCCAATATCGAGGCAGGCAAAGTGTTTAAGAAGGACGAGGAGGTTGTGTGGCGCTGCCGGAACTGCGGCTACCTGCATACGGGCAAGGAAGCCCCGAGTGAATGCCCGGCATGCGCTCACTCCAGGGCGCATTTCGAGCTTCTCGCAGAGAACTGGTAA
- the fabG_1 gene encoding 3-oxoacyl-[acyl-carrier-protein] reductase FabG, giving the protein MLTGKTAIVTGSSRGIGAACAVLLARNGAAVGINYVANQAAGQEVMDRIKTAGGKAHLVQADARDRQQVEAMITEVEKTLGPIDILVNNANISFPVKPFLEYAWEEIQSKLTGEIGASFNCCQTVLPGMIKRGYGRIINISSGLSVAPGDGFVAHSTAKSGLNAFTRALAHEFGPMGITVNTVSPGLTETDATSWLPQEAKAGAAAHMPLRRIGMPADIAGAVLFFASDHSGHITGAYLGVDGGATMVQ; this is encoded by the coding sequence ATGTTAACAGGAAAGACCGCTATCGTGACAGGTTCAAGCCGTGGAATCGGGGCCGCTTGCGCGGTGCTTCTGGCGCGAAACGGTGCCGCCGTCGGGATCAACTATGTCGCAAACCAGGCGGCCGGTCAGGAGGTAATGGACCGGATAAAAACAGCCGGCGGTAAAGCTCATCTCGTACAGGCCGACGCCAGGGACCGACAGCAGGTCGAAGCCATGATCACTGAAGTGGAAAAGACCCTCGGCCCAATAGACATCCTGGTGAATAATGCCAACATATCCTTTCCCGTAAAACCGTTCCTTGAATATGCGTGGGAGGAGATCCAGAGCAAACTGACCGGTGAGATCGGGGCATCCTTCAACTGCTGTCAGACCGTCCTTCCCGGGATGATCAAACGTGGATATGGACGCATCATCAATATCAGCAGCGGGCTTTCGGTTGCTCCAGGTGATGGCTTCGTAGCCCATTCCACCGCCAAATCGGGGTTAAACGCCTTTACCCGTGCGCTGGCCCACGAATTTGGCCCAATGGGCATTACCGTCAACACGGTATCCCCCGGTTTGACTGAAACCGATGCCACATCCTGGTTACCCCAGGAGGCCAAGGCAGGCGCCGCTGCCCACATGCCGCTGCGCCGCATCGGGATGCCTGCCGACATCGCCGGGGCGGTTCTTTTCTTCGCCTCCGATCACTCGGGGCACATCACAGGGGCATATCTGGGAGTGGACGGCGGCGCCACGATGGTGCAGTAG
- a CDS encoding 2-ketoisovalerate ferredoxin oxidoreductase subunit delta, with protein MAVRTVVQIDEEKCDGCGLCVPGCAEGALQIVDGKARLVSDVYCDGLGACLGECPQDAITLVDRDAARFDEDAVEKRLQSLSGLEGTQGRPHKKEVLSEAPEPSFGGCPGSLPQTFNEGPAAMPGPAVGNSGSLESQLGSWPVQIMLAPPNAPFFDHARLLIAADCVPFAYGDFHGRFLKGRTLLVGCPKLDNSEACLEKLTEIFRQNDLRSIEVVYMEVPCCSGLVQLVKQALEASGKDIPTTLHRVGIKGDFVEENALGGAAASPGRALTL; from the coding sequence ATGGCCGTAAGAACTGTAGTTCAGATTGATGAGGAGAAGTGTGACGGGTGCGGGTTATGTGTCCCCGGATGCGCTGAGGGCGCCCTGCAGATCGTAGATGGAAAGGCCAGGCTTGTCAGCGACGTCTACTGCGATGGCCTGGGGGCCTGTCTGGGGGAATGCCCCCAGGATGCCATTACTCTTGTGGACAGGGATGCCGCCCGGTTCGATGAAGATGCGGTTGAAAAACGCCTGCAAAGCCTCTCCGGGCTCGAAGGTACCCAGGGCCGACCGCACAAAAAAGAAGTTTTGTCTGAGGCACCCGAACCATCCTTCGGCGGATGTCCGGGATCCCTGCCGCAGACTTTCAACGAAGGCCCGGCCGCCATGCCCGGACCGGCTGTCGGTAATTCCGGCTCCCTCGAATCACAATTGGGTAGTTGGCCGGTTCAGATCATGCTCGCTCCTCCCAATGCGCCCTTCTTCGATCATGCCCGGCTGCTCATAGCTGCTGACTGCGTCCCTTTCGCCTACGGTGATTTCCACGGGCGGTTTCTGAAAGGAAGAACCCTGTTGGTAGGGTGCCCCAAGCTGGACAATTCAGAGGCTTGCCTTGAAAAGCTGACCGAGATCTTCAGGCAGAATGACCTCCGTTCCATCGAGGTTGTGTATATGGAGGTCCCCTGCTGTTCAGGTCTTGTCCAGTTGGTCAAACAGGCCCTTGAGGCGAGTGGAAAGGATATCCCCACTACGCTTCACCGGGTTGGCATCAAGGGTGATTTTGTGGAGGAGAACGCTTTGGGAGGCGCTGCCGCCTCGCCTGGTCGGGCTCTTACCCTTTAA
- a CDS encoding phage T7 F exclusion suppressor FxsA: protein MFLRLFLLFTLVPAMELYLIIKVGSVIGALNTIFIIILTGVLGAYYARSQGFRVISNIQWKMQQGTLPGDDLINGAMLLLGGALLITPGFITDFTGFALIFPPTREIVKRSVRSYLQRKIDRGEIRFNIH, encoded by the coding sequence TTGTTTCTGCGCCTGTTTCTTCTGTTCACCCTGGTCCCTGCCATGGAGCTTTACCTCATCATCAAGGTGGGGTCGGTTATCGGCGCCCTCAATACCATATTCATCATCATTCTCACCGGAGTCCTGGGCGCCTACTATGCGCGCAGTCAGGGCTTTCGGGTGATCTCCAACATTCAGTGGAAGATGCAGCAGGGGACCCTCCCCGGGGATGATCTCATCAACGGGGCAATGCTTCTGCTGGGCGGCGCCCTTCTCATTACCCCGGGCTTTATCACCGACTTCACCGGCTTTGCCCTCATCTTTCCCCCCACACGGGAGATCGTCAAACGATCGGTCAGGTCCTATCTCCAGAGGAAGATCGACCGCGGGGAGATCCGTTTCAACATCCACTGA
- a CDS encoding putative metallophosphoesterase produces the protein MLTFILVYLSIYGGMNAYLFWKAQRAFSLHGFRLFVLISCLILMVLGPILIRLMDRAGMILPATILSYIVYCWMAVVLWFLSLGLIEDIFNLLVRIGSHVLPSAARLVIPARPGFIVIALIIAGACVWGTIEASAIKVRRVTLITPLLKSGSMPLKVALISDLHLGLIVGRRRLIRVLDLLKENQPDILVSTGDMVDGIAPHLNHLSRLLAAYRPPLGKFAVTGNHEYYAGIENSLTFLRQSGFTVPRGQRIDVGSISIAGVDDSAGYRMNASSMVDESTILPPPVHRRFTILLKHRPVVVASSRGRFDLQLSGHAHGGQFFPFNLLVRIRYPMIAGLYPLGNGADLYTSRGTGTWGPPIRLAAPPEITVFTIVPVSLKVPAASGNPNLHGVV, from the coding sequence ATGCTGACTTTCATCCTTGTGTACCTTTCCATCTACGGCGGCATGAACGCCTACCTTTTCTGGAAGGCCCAGCGGGCCTTTTCCCTGCACGGCTTCAGGCTCTTCGTCCTCATCTCGTGTTTAATCCTGATGGTCCTTGGTCCCATCCTGATACGCCTCATGGATCGTGCCGGCATGATCCTTCCAGCCACCATCCTGTCTTATATCGTCTATTGCTGGATGGCGGTGGTCCTGTGGTTCCTGTCACTGGGTCTCATCGAGGATATTTTCAATCTTCTGGTGCGGATAGGCTCCCATGTTCTACCCTCTGCGGCACGCCTTGTTATTCCCGCGAGGCCCGGATTCATCGTCATCGCCCTTATCATCGCTGGAGCCTGCGTGTGGGGCACCATCGAGGCCTCGGCAATCAAAGTGAGGAGGGTAACGCTGATAACCCCCCTCCTGAAGTCCGGCTCCATGCCGCTGAAAGTCGCCCTGATCTCCGACCTCCACCTGGGGTTGATTGTAGGCAGGCGCAGGCTGATCAGGGTTCTTGACCTTCTGAAGGAAAACCAGCCGGATATTCTTGTTTCGACAGGGGACATGGTGGACGGTATCGCTCCCCACCTGAACCATCTTTCCAGGCTTTTAGCCGCCTACAGGCCGCCGTTAGGCAAGTTCGCCGTCACCGGAAACCACGAATATTACGCCGGGATAGAGAACAGTTTGACATTTCTCCGCCAATCCGGTTTTACGGTTCCAAGAGGGCAGCGTATTGATGTTGGGTCCATCTCCATTGCGGGGGTTGACGACTCAGCGGGATACCGCATGAACGCCTCATCAATGGTTGATGAGAGCACAATCCTGCCGCCGCCGGTACACAGAAGGTTCACCATCCTTCTGAAACATCGGCCCGTTGTTGTTGCATCCTCCCGCGGACGCTTTGACCTCCAACTTTCCGGCCACGCCCACGGAGGACAGTTTTTTCCATTCAACCTGCTCGTCCGGATCCGGTATCCCATGATCGCCGGCCTGTACCCGCTGGGCAACGGCGCCGACCTTTACACGAGCAGGGGCACAGGGACCTGGGGACCTCCAATAAGGCTGGCGGCCCCACCCGAAATCACCGTTTTCACCATCGTCCCTGTAAGCCTAAAGGTCCCTGCAGCCTCTGGAAATCCAAACCTGCATGGTGTAGTATAA
- the perR_2 gene encoding peroxide operon regulator: MENHFPRMTRQRRAILETLTGMDSHPTADDLYSVIREKMPRISLGTVYRNLDVLSCAGIVRRIDADGAQRRFDGNMTPHYHARCVGCGKVMDVHVKTSVDLKEVARALGNFRLLGHRLEFVGLCPDCTGNTKTVDGETFPGTQDGRKHPSR; this comes from the coding sequence ATGGAAAATCACTTTCCAAGGATGACCAGACAGCGCAGGGCGATATTGGAAACCCTGACCGGGATGGACAGCCATCCCACAGCGGACGACCTCTATTCGGTGATTCGTGAGAAAATGCCGCGAATCAGCTTGGGTACGGTCTACCGTAACCTGGATGTCCTGTCATGTGCGGGCATTGTTCGAAGGATTGACGCCGATGGCGCTCAGAGGCGCTTTGACGGCAACATGACTCCCCATTACCATGCGCGATGTGTCGGCTGCGGAAAGGTCATGGACGTCCATGTCAAAACCTCGGTCGATCTGAAGGAGGTAGCGAGGGCGCTGGGTAATTTTCGACTTCTCGGACACCGGTTGGAATTCGTCGGCCTCTGCCCCGATTGTACCGGAAATACGAAAACTGTAGACGGTGAAACGTTCCCGGGGACCCAGGACGGCAGGAAGCATCCGTCGAGGTGA
- a CDS encoding alcohol dehydrogenase, with protein sequence MRAMVLEKTGPASKVSLHGSDVPEPAPGPGEILVKVCACGVCRTDLHTVEGDLPLPHLPLTPGHQVVGTVKSLGEGVERFLEGDRVGVAWLNETCGRCRFCLSGMENLCESARFTGYHRDGGYAEALIVPADFAYSIPEGFPDVQAAPLLCAGIIGYRALKISGIEPGGRLGLFGFGASAHVAIQIAEYWGCDVYAFSRGEAHRRLAEELGAKWTGKTEETPPVKFDAAVVFAPAGEVVLRALEALDRGGTAALAGIHMSSIPAMDYERHLFYEKTLRSVTAATRKDGQELMDLAPEIPIRTEVATFPLSAANTALMDLKGGRINGAGVLVV encoded by the coding sequence ATGCGTGCTATGGTGCTTGAAAAAACGGGGCCTGCGTCCAAAGTGTCCCTCCATGGATCGGACGTTCCGGAACCCGCCCCCGGCCCTGGCGAGATACTGGTCAAGGTATGTGCCTGCGGGGTCTGCCGGACCGACCTTCACACGGTGGAGGGGGATCTCCCGCTTCCACACCTGCCGCTGACTCCGGGCCACCAGGTAGTGGGAACGGTCAAGTCGCTGGGTGAGGGTGTTGAGCGGTTCCTGGAGGGTGATCGCGTGGGCGTGGCCTGGCTCAACGAGACCTGCGGGCGCTGCAGGTTCTGCCTTTCGGGCATGGAAAATCTGTGTGAGTCGGCGAGGTTTACCGGCTACCATCGGGATGGAGGGTATGCCGAAGCTCTCATCGTTCCGGCGGATTTCGCCTACTCCATACCGGAGGGGTTCCCCGATGTTCAGGCCGCTCCCCTGCTGTGCGCTGGGATCATCGGTTATCGTGCCCTGAAGATAAGCGGCATTGAGCCCGGCGGCCGCCTTGGCCTCTTCGGATTTGGAGCATCCGCACATGTGGCTATTCAGATCGCAGAATATTGGGGTTGTGATGTCTATGCCTTTTCCCGCGGTGAGGCACACCGCCGGCTGGCGGAGGAACTGGGTGCGAAATGGACCGGAAAAACAGAGGAGACACCTCCAGTGAAGTTTGACGCCGCCGTGGTCTTCGCCCCGGCAGGGGAGGTCGTGCTAAGGGCGCTCGAAGCGCTGGACCGCGGCGGTACGGCTGCCCTCGCCGGCATTCACATGTCTTCCATCCCCGCCATGGACTATGAGAGGCACCTTTTTTACGAGAAGACCCTCAGGAGCGTAACGGCCGCGACCCGGAAAGATGGGCAGGAACTCATGGATCTGGCCCCCGAAATCCCCATTCGCACGGAAGTTGCGACCTTTCCGCTCTCTGCCGCCAACACTGCCCTCATGGACCTTAAGGGAGGCCGCATCAACGGCGCCGGCGTCCTGGTGGTATAG
- a CDS encoding putative trifunctional 2-polyprenylphenol hydroxylase/glutamate synthase subunit beta/ferritin domain-containing protein, translating to MSEKRESHVKALQIALETEKKGCRFYRIAAASSKDPAGKKVFEQLAKDEMEHMAIFAALFKSITNNEPWMTYDQAVARFGKIDQEKLIFPNGHVDAQDDFDDMKALQEALGFEKKAVEFYIEQAAGAEEDVARSFYQSIQAIEEGHVKIIQAELDSLQGTGFWLGYQEISLEH from the coding sequence ATGTCCGAGAAGAGAGAATCACATGTAAAAGCCCTTCAGATCGCGCTTGAAACCGAGAAGAAAGGGTGCAGGTTTTATCGGATTGCGGCAGCGAGCAGCAAAGACCCTGCAGGAAAGAAGGTGTTCGAGCAGCTGGCCAAGGACGAGATGGAGCACATGGCAATTTTTGCCGCTCTTTTCAAATCCATCACCAATAACGAACCCTGGATGACGTACGATCAGGCTGTTGCCAGGTTTGGTAAGATAGACCAGGAGAAGCTTATTTTTCCGAACGGCCATGTGGACGCCCAGGATGACTTTGATGACATGAAGGCTCTCCAGGAAGCGCTCGGGTTTGAGAAAAAAGCTGTGGAATTTTATATTGAACAGGCCGCCGGGGCCGAAGAGGATGTGGCAAGGTCCTTCTACCAGAGCATCCAGGCCATTGAGGAGGGCCACGTGAAGATCATCCAGGCCGAGCTGGATTCTCTCCAGGGGACCGGTTTCTGGCTGGGCTACCAGGAGATATCCCTGGAACACTGA